A part of Agrobacterium vitis genomic DNA contains:
- a CDS encoding alpha/beta hydrolase fold domain-containing protein, whose protein sequence is MPVQVKDMVLDKVAVGPVSARVYQGAEYGKGPPVVLFFHAGAFMASGVVDSSVAACLARTGAIVVVPDYNAPLGPVFPSPLEVGFSVFSYLANKRAGLGDRKSLLLLAGVEAGGNIAASVALKARDHFADQLDGQILLSPLLDPFMGTASIREAEAIGMRERWAEGWSRYLSGGGCHPYAAPCLCSRLTGVAPALVLSAEDDPLRDESLGFAQSLKQAGVKTCSQILPSGKGWSSIYGGQQIHASTWEPELESQFEDFVKQISIR, encoded by the coding sequence ATGCCGGTGCAAGTGAAAGATATGGTGCTGGACAAAGTGGCCGTCGGGCCGGTGTCGGCGCGTGTCTATCAGGGCGCCGAATATGGCAAGGGTCCGCCGGTCGTGTTGTTCTTTCACGCAGGTGCCTTCATGGCATCCGGCGTGGTGGACAGTTCGGTTGCGGCATGTCTGGCGAGGACCGGCGCTATTGTGGTGGTGCCGGACTACAACGCGCCGCTTGGGCCGGTCTTTCCCAGTCCGCTTGAGGTGGGCTTTTCGGTTTTCTCTTATCTCGCCAACAAGCGAGCCGGGCTTGGCGACCGTAAATCGCTGCTGTTGCTGGCTGGTGTTGAGGCGGGTGGTAATATTGCCGCCAGCGTCGCGCTGAAGGCACGGGATCATTTCGCTGACCAACTTGACGGCCAGATCCTGCTGTCGCCGCTGCTCGATCCATTCATGGGGACGGCTTCCATTCGTGAAGCTGAAGCCATCGGCATGCGGGAGCGCTGGGCGGAAGGCTGGAGCCGCTATCTCAGCGGTGGCGGATGCCATCCTTATGCGGCACCTTGCCTCTGTTCGCGTCTCACAGGCGTTGCACCCGCCTTGGTTTTGAGCGCTGAGGACGATCCTTTGCGTGATGAAAGCCTTGGGTTCGCGCAAAGCCTGAAACAGGCCGGTGTTAAAACCTGTAGCCAGATCCTGCCCTCGGGCAAGGGTTGGTCATCCATCTATGGCGGTCAACAGATCCATGCATCGACATGGGAGCCTGAGCTTGAAAGCCAGTTCGAAGACTTCGTTAAACAGATCAGCATTCGCTAG
- a CDS encoding efflux RND transporter periplasmic adaptor subunit, whose product MSSRKHRWALMGAGLGLVVSISAVSVVLQLPMSTAATAASAAAPAPAVPVTVSKVSSRNFTHWELFSGRLEAVERVDVRPRVGGAIQSVHFREGALVKAGDLLFTIDPAPYQAAVDQAEGQFASAEAKVDLARIELDRGLKLSGNSTISQSDMDQRRNSFTQAQAAMGTARAQLQSAQLELDYTQVRAPVSGRVGKLEVTAGNLVASGSSSSVLTTLVSVDPIYASFNVSEQLVAKALSQLPQTGAALADIDRIPVEIGTLADDGTPIKGKLQLINNQVDAASGTIGVRAVFDNPGGRLIPGQFVRVRMGQPVPENKILVSERAIGTDQDKKFVFVVDGDNKVNYRQIQLGAVAEGQRVVESGLAPGDTIVVNGLQRIKPGAIVAPQPEEKLAASK is encoded by the coding sequence ATGTCATCCAGAAAACACCGCTGGGCCCTTATGGGCGCCGGCCTGGGCCTTGTTGTGTCCATTTCAGCCGTGTCCGTGGTTCTTCAATTGCCGATGAGTACTGCTGCAACGGCGGCCTCGGCGGCTGCACCGGCTCCTGCCGTGCCGGTTACGGTTTCCAAGGTTTCCAGCCGGAATTTCACCCATTGGGAGCTGTTTTCCGGCCGTCTCGAGGCCGTTGAACGGGTCGATGTGCGACCACGGGTCGGTGGAGCCATCCAATCCGTCCATTTCCGTGAGGGCGCGTTGGTCAAGGCAGGCGATCTGCTGTTCACCATCGATCCCGCCCCTTATCAGGCCGCTGTCGATCAGGCGGAAGGCCAGTTCGCTTCAGCTGAGGCCAAGGTCGATCTTGCCAGAATCGAACTGGATCGCGGCTTGAAACTATCGGGCAACAGCACGATTTCGCAAAGCGACATGGACCAGCGCCGCAATAGCTTTACCCAGGCTCAGGCCGCCATGGGAACCGCGAGAGCACAGCTGCAATCGGCTCAACTGGAGCTGGATTATACCCAGGTGCGCGCCCCGGTCTCCGGCCGCGTCGGTAAGCTTGAGGTTACAGCAGGCAATCTGGTGGCCTCGGGGTCGTCTTCTTCGGTCCTGACCACACTGGTGTCTGTCGATCCGATCTATGCCAGCTTCAATGTCAGCGAACAGCTGGTTGCCAAGGCTCTGTCGCAACTGCCGCAAACCGGGGCTGCCTTGGCCGATATCGACCGCATCCCCGTTGAAATCGGTACTTTGGCCGATGACGGCACGCCGATCAAAGGCAAGCTGCAATTGATCAACAATCAGGTCGATGCCGCCAGCGGTACGATTGGCGTGCGCGCCGTCTTCGACAATCCGGGCGGCAGGCTTATCCCTGGCCAGTTCGTGCGGGTGCGCATGGGACAACCCGTGCCGGAAAACAAGATCCTGGTCAGCGAACGGGCGATTGGTACCGATCAGGACAAGAAATTCGTTTTCGTGGTCGATGGCGATAACAAGGTGAATTACCGCCAGATCCAGCTGGGTGCCGTGGCCGAAGGCCAGCGTGTGGTGGAAAGCGGGCTTGCTCCTGGCGATACGATTGTCGTCAACGGCCTGCAACGCATTAAACCGGGCGCAATCGTAGCACCGCAGCCGGAAGAAAAGCTCGCGGCGTCGAAGTAA
- a CDS encoding efflux RND transporter permease subunit, producing MNISRFFIDRPVFAGVLSVLIVVAGLIGMRSLPISEYPDVVPPSIVVRATYPGANPKVIAETVATPLEEQINGVEGMLYMSSQATSDGVMTLTVTFKLGTDPDQAQQLVQNRVSQAEPRLPEEVKSLGVTTVKSSPDLMMVVNLISPDNRYDITYLRNYGVLNIKDRLARIAGVGQVQIFGSGDYSMRIWIDPQQAAEHGLAASDITTAIRAQNVQAAAGIIGGSPSLPGVDVQLNVNAQGRLQTPEDFGNIIVKSGANGQITRLRDVARVELGASDYALRSLLDSKAAVAIPVFQAPGSNAITISDEVVRTMDELQLAMPEGVKYEIVYDTTKFVRSSIEKVVDTLLEAVALVVLVVILFLQTWRASIIPLIAVPVSIIGTFAVMYAFGFSINALSLFGLVLAIGIVVDDAIVVVENVERNIENGLSPRQATYRAMKEVSGPIIAIALVLVAVFVPLAFISGLSGQFYRQFALTIAISTVISALNSLTLSPALAALLLKGHHAPKDRLTRGLDFLLGWFFRGFNRVFGAGSHAYGRSVGGLLSRKSIVMVVYLALAGATYGLFNAVPGGFVPAQDKQYLIGFAQLPDAASLDRTEDVIKRMSDIALAQPGVAHAIAFPGLSINGFTNSSNAGIVFVTLKDFDQRKTPDLSGGAIAMQLNQKFSSIQDAFIAMFPPPPVQGLGTTGGFKLQLEDRAGLGYQALDEATKAVLAKAYQTPELTGLFSSFQINVPQLYADLDRAKAEQLGVSVTDVFQTLQIYLGSLYVNDFNAFGRTYSVRAQADAKFRATSDNIGQLKVRSASGQMIPLSALLRVDPTTGPERTNRYNGFLAADINGGPAPGFSSGQAQAAIEKITADVLPKGIGYEWTDLTYQQILAGSSGFLVFPLALLLVYLVLAAQYESLTLPLAIIMIVPMGVLAALTGIWLTGGDNNIFTQIGLIVLVGLSAKNAILIVEFARELEFEGRTPVQAAIEASRLRLRPILMTSMAFIMGVVPLVTSTGAGAEMRAAMGIAVFSGMIGVTFFGIFMTPVFYVLIRKLAGNRPLVQHNHDDHGQDNDKPMPMAAE from the coding sequence ATGAACATTTCCCGATTTTTTATCGACCGTCCGGTGTTTGCCGGGGTGCTGTCGGTGTTGATCGTCGTCGCCGGATTGATTGGCATGCGGTCGCTGCCGATTTCCGAATATCCCGATGTCGTGCCGCCGTCGATTGTCGTGCGGGCCACCTATCCTGGCGCCAATCCGAAGGTGATAGCTGAAACCGTGGCAACGCCGCTGGAAGAGCAGATCAATGGTGTCGAGGGCATGCTGTACATGTCGAGCCAGGCGACCTCGGACGGCGTGATGACGCTGACCGTGACCTTCAAGCTCGGCACCGACCCCGATCAGGCACAGCAACTGGTGCAGAATCGGGTGTCGCAGGCCGAACCGCGTCTGCCGGAAGAGGTCAAGAGCCTCGGCGTGACCACGGTCAAAAGCTCTCCCGATCTGATGATGGTCGTCAATCTGATCTCCCCCGACAATCGCTATGACATTACCTACCTGCGCAATTACGGCGTCCTGAACATCAAGGATAGGCTGGCGCGGATTGCAGGTGTCGGTCAGGTGCAGATCTTCGGTTCCGGCGATTATTCCATGCGTATCTGGATCGATCCGCAGCAGGCGGCCGAGCACGGACTGGCGGCCAGCGATATTACCACCGCCATCCGCGCCCAGAATGTCCAGGCTGCCGCCGGTATCATCGGTGGATCACCAAGCCTGCCGGGGGTTGACGTACAGCTGAATGTCAACGCCCAGGGGCGGCTACAAACGCCTGAGGATTTTGGCAATATCATCGTCAAGAGCGGTGCAAACGGCCAGATCACCCGATTGCGCGATGTTGCCCGTGTCGAGCTTGGCGCTTCCGATTACGCGCTCCGCTCGCTGCTGGACAGCAAGGCCGCTGTCGCCATTCCGGTCTTTCAGGCGCCAGGTTCCAACGCCATCACCATTTCCGATGAAGTGGTGAGGACGATGGATGAGCTGCAATTGGCCATGCCGGAAGGCGTGAAATACGAAATCGTCTACGACACCACCAAATTCGTCCGCTCTTCCATCGAAAAAGTGGTCGATACCCTGCTGGAAGCCGTGGCGCTGGTCGTGCTGGTCGTCATCCTCTTCCTCCAGACCTGGCGGGCTTCGATCATTCCGCTGATCGCGGTTCCGGTGTCGATCATCGGCACATTTGCCGTGATGTATGCCTTCGGCTTTTCCATCAACGCGCTCAGCCTGTTCGGACTGGTTCTGGCCATCGGCATCGTGGTGGATGATGCCATCGTCGTTGTCGAAAATGTCGAGCGCAATATCGAAAATGGCCTGTCGCCACGTCAGGCGACCTACCGTGCCATGAAGGAAGTGTCGGGGCCGATTATCGCCATTGCCCTGGTTCTGGTGGCGGTCTTTGTGCCGCTGGCGTTTATTTCCGGTCTGTCGGGCCAGTTCTACCGCCAGTTCGCCTTGACCATCGCCATTTCGACCGTGATCTCGGCGCTGAATTCGCTGACCCTGTCACCGGCGCTTGCCGCTCTGCTTCTGAAGGGCCATCATGCACCGAAGGACCGGCTGACGCGCGGCCTGGATTTTCTGCTGGGCTGGTTTTTCCGAGGCTTCAACCGGGTCTTCGGTGCTGGCTCCCATGCTTATGGAAGAAGCGTCGGTGGTTTGCTGTCGCGCAAAAGCATCGTCATGGTCGTTTATCTGGCCCTGGCCGGTGCCACCTATGGCCTGTTCAATGCCGTGCCGGGCGGGTTCGTGCCAGCACAGGACAAGCAATATCTGATCGGCTTTGCCCAGTTGCCGGATGCTGCCAGCCTTGACCGCACGGAAGATGTGATCAAGCGGATGAGCGACATCGCACTTGCCCAGCCGGGCGTGGCTCACGCCATCGCCTTTCCAGGCCTGTCGATCAATGGCTTCACCAATTCCTCCAATGCCGGCATCGTCTTCGTCACCCTGAAGGATTTCGACCAGCGCAAGACGCCTGATCTGTCCGGTGGGGCGATTGCCATGCAGTTGAACCAGAAGTTTTCCTCCATCCAGGATGCCTTCATCGCCATGTTCCCGCCGCCGCCCGTCCAGGGGCTCGGCACGACCGGCGGCTTCAAGCTGCAATTGGAAGACCGGGCGGGACTGGGGTATCAGGCGCTGGATGAAGCCACCAAGGCCGTGTTGGCCAAGGCCTACCAGACACCGGAACTGACCGGCCTGTTTTCCAGCTTTCAGATCAATGTGCCGCAGCTCTATGCCGATCTTGATCGCGCCAAGGCAGAACAGCTCGGTGTCTCCGTCACCGATGTGTTCCAGACCCTGCAAATCTATCTGGGGTCGCTCTACGTCAATGACTTCAATGCCTTTGGGCGCACATACAGCGTTCGTGCCCAGGCAGATGCCAAGTTTCGGGCCACGTCCGACAATATTGGTCAGTTGAAAGTACGCTCCGCATCGGGCCAGATGATCCCGTTGTCTGCGCTGCTGCGGGTCGATCCGACAACGGGCCCGGAGCGCACCAACCGCTATAACGGCTTTCTGGCTGCCGATATCAATGGCGGCCCGGCGCCGGGCTTTTCATCCGGCCAGGCCCAGGCGGCAATTGAAAAGATTACAGCCGACGTCTTGCCGAAAGGCATCGGCTACGAATGGACCGATCTGACCTATCAGCAGATCCTGGCGGGAAGCTCGGGCTTCCTGGTGTTCCCGCTGGCTTTGCTTTTGGTCTATCTCGTGCTTGCCGCGCAATATGAAAGTCTGACCCTGCCTCTGGCGATCATCATGATCGTGCCGATGGGCGTATTGGCGGCGCTGACCGGGATATGGCTGACCGGAGGAGACAATAATATCTTCACCCAGATCGGCCTGATCGTGCTTGTCGGGCTCTCGGCCAAAAACGCCATCCTGATCGTTGAATTTGCGCGGGAGCTGGAATTTGAAGGCAGGACCCCGGTTCAGGCGGCTATCGAGGCCAGCCGGTTGCGTCTGCGCCCGATCCTGATGACATCCATGGCCTTCATCATGGGTGTCGTTCCGCTGGTCACCTCAACCGGTGCCGGGGCCGAAATGCGCGCTGCCATGGGTATTGCGGTGTTTTCCGGCATGATTGGCGTGACGTTCTTCGGCATTTTCATGACGCCGGTCTTTTACGTGCTGATCCGCAAACTGGCCGGCAATCGTCCGCTGGTGCAGCATAACCACGATGACCATGGGCAGGACAATGACAAGCCAATGCCCATGGCGGCCGAGTAA
- a CDS encoding ABC transporter ATP-binding protein, translated as MLDLIAKSPLIDIAQVSRSFPKASGNDVVVLENVDLAIKEGEIVGLLGRSGSGKSTLLRIIAGLLTPSSGSARYRGTEIDGPPPGISMVFQSFALFPWLTVLQNVELGLEAKGVDRTERRSLALAAIDLIGLDGFENAYPKELSGGMRQRVGFARALVVHPDLLLMDEPFSALDVLTAETLRTDMIDLWIEGRLPIKSVLIVTHNIEEAVLMCDRILVFSSNPGRVARELKVDLPHPRNRLDPVFRQLVDSIYALMTARAEPRLPAMDGIPGTGMGMVLEPVSTNILSGLIEALAGAPYHGRADLPVLAGQLQLEADELFHLGEALQLLRFAHLSEGDLVLTEAGTRFAHLETDARKKLFAEHLVSYVPLMGLIRRVLDERPSHTAPAARFRNELEDYMSESYADDTLKTIVSWARYAELFAYDERTEMFSLENPE; from the coding sequence ATGCTTGATCTCATCGCCAAGTCCCCGCTGATCGATATCGCCCAGGTCTCTCGCTCCTTTCCCAAGGCCAGCGGCAATGATGTTGTCGTGCTCGAAAATGTCGACCTCGCCATCAAGGAAGGCGAAATCGTCGGCTTGCTCGGCCGCTCCGGCTCCGGCAAATCGACATTGCTGCGCATCATTGCCGGCTTGCTGACACCGTCTTCGGGCAGCGCCCGCTATCGCGGCACCGAAATCGACGGGCCGCCGCCCGGCATCTCGATGGTTTTCCAGTCCTTTGCGCTGTTTCCCTGGCTGACCGTGCTTCAGAATGTCGAACTCGGCCTGGAAGCCAAGGGCGTCGACCGCACTGAGCGGCGCTCCCTGGCATTGGCAGCCATCGACCTGATCGGCCTCGACGGGTTTGAAAACGCCTATCCGAAAGAGCTGTCCGGCGGCATGCGCCAGCGCGTCGGCTTTGCCCGCGCCCTGGTGGTCCATCCTGATCTGCTGTTGATGGATGAGCCCTTTTCCGCCCTCGACGTGCTGACCGCCGAAACCCTGCGCACCGACATGATCGACCTCTGGATCGAAGGCCGCCTGCCGATCAAATCCGTACTGATCGTCACCCATAACATCGAGGAAGCGGTGCTGATGTGCGACCGCATCCTGGTATTTTCCTCCAATCCGGGCCGCGTGGCACGTGAATTGAAGGTCGATCTGCCGCATCCGCGTAACCGGCTTGACCCGGTGTTCCGCCAGCTCGTGGACAGCATCTACGCGCTGATGACAGCGCGGGCCGAACCCCGCCTGCCCGCCATGGACGGTATTCCCGGCACCGGCATGGGCATGGTGCTGGAGCCGGTTTCGACCAATATCCTGTCGGGCCTGATCGAGGCCCTGGCCGGAGCGCCCTATCATGGCCGCGCCGATCTTCCGGTACTGGCTGGACAGTTGCAACTGGAGGCCGACGAGCTGTTTCATCTTGGCGAAGCGCTCCAGCTTTTGCGCTTTGCCCATCTGAGCGAAGGCGATCTGGTGCTGACCGAGGCCGGAACCCGCTTTGCCCATCTGGAAACCGATGCCCGCAAGAAACTGTTTGCCGAGCATCTGGTCAGCTATGTGCCTCTGATGGGCCTGATCCGCCGGGTTCTGGATGAACGCCCAAGCCACACCGCACCGGCAGCGCGGTTCCGCAACGAGCTGGAGGATTACATGAGCGAGTCCTATGCCGACGATACGTTGAAGACCATCGTCTCCTGGGCGCGCTATGCCGAATTGTTCGCCTATGACGAACGCACCGAAATGTTCAGCCTGGAAAACCCGGAATAG
- a CDS encoding ABC transporter permease, producing MIHPKFAPLAIRRSHLPNHWDLMALLLIIGVIVLFAYGERVTTVPLSVLDAAPMSLDPTNLPIYALRTILRMLAAILFSLVFTLIYASVAAKSRRAEMVMIPVLDILQSVPILGFLTFTVTFFLNLFPGRVIGAELASVFAIFTSQAWNMTFSMYQSMRSQPKDLEEATRSFQLSGWQRFWRLDVPFAMPGLVWNTMMSMSGGWFFVVASEAITVGNTTITLPGIGSYVALAIKQQDILAVFYAVIAMLAIILLYDQLMFRPLVAWADKFRFETTASGVAPSSWMLDLFRKARVTRLLVAPLNWLARQVWTLRLPKLPSLGSKAVSPAASRAIDWIWIAIIAGLAAWAAYISFDYLRTSIGWSEIPTVILYGSITLLRVIVLMAIATVVWVPVGVWIGLRPKLSEKVQPLAQFLAAFPANIAFPVFVVVIVHFGLNADIWLSPLMILGTQWYILFNVIAGASAFPSDLKEAARSFHITGWRWWFKVILPGIFPYYITGAITASGGSWNASIVAEVASWGDTQLTTPGLGSYIANATTAGDFPRVVLGIIVMCTFVTLFNRLVWRPLYAYGESRLRLG from the coding sequence ATGATCCATCCAAAATTCGCTCCCCTTGCCATCCGCCGCTCTCATCTCCCGAACCATTGGGACCTGATGGCTCTCTTGTTGATTATCGGCGTCATCGTGCTGTTTGCCTATGGCGAGCGGGTGACGACAGTTCCGCTGTCAGTGCTCGATGCCGCTCCGATGTCGCTCGATCCCACCAATCTGCCGATCTATGCGCTGCGCACCATTCTGCGCATGCTGGCAGCCATCCTGTTTTCACTGGTGTTCACGCTGATCTATGCTTCGGTTGCCGCCAAGAGCCGGCGCGCCGAAATGGTGATGATCCCGGTCCTCGACATCCTGCAATCGGTGCCGATTCTTGGCTTCCTGACCTTTACCGTCACCTTCTTCCTCAACCTGTTTCCCGGACGGGTGATCGGCGCGGAACTGGCCTCGGTGTTTGCGATCTTCACCAGCCAGGCCTGGAACATGACCTTCAGCATGTATCAGTCGATGCGCAGCCAGCCCAAGGACCTGGAAGAAGCCACCCGCAGCTTCCAGCTGAGCGGCTGGCAGCGCTTCTGGCGGCTTGACGTGCCTTTCGCCATGCCCGGCCTGGTCTGGAACACCATGATGTCGATGTCCGGCGGCTGGTTCTTCGTCGTCGCCTCTGAAGCCATTACCGTCGGCAACACCACGATCACCCTGCCGGGGATCGGTTCCTACGTGGCGTTGGCTATCAAGCAACAGGATATCCTCGCGGTGTTCTATGCTGTCATCGCCATGTTGGCCATTATCCTGCTCTATGACCAGCTGATGTTCCGTCCGCTGGTGGCCTGGGCTGACAAGTTCCGTTTCGAAACCACGGCCTCGGGGGTTGCTCCCAGCTCCTGGATGCTCGACCTGTTTCGCAAGGCCCGCGTCACCCGCCTGCTGGTCGCTCCGCTGAACTGGCTGGCCCGTCAGGTCTGGACCTTGCGCCTGCCCAAGCTGCCAAGCCTCGGTTCCAAGGCTGTAAGCCCAGCCGCGTCACGGGCCATCGACTGGATCTGGATCGCCATCATTGCGGGTCTGGCCGCATGGGCCGCCTATATCAGCTTCGATTATCTGCGTACCAGCATCGGCTGGTCGGAAATACCGACCGTTATCCTCTACGGCTCCATTACCCTGCTGCGTGTCATCGTGCTGATGGCCATCGCAACCGTGGTCTGGGTGCCGGTCGGGGTGTGGATTGGCCTGCGTCCGAAGCTCTCGGAAAAAGTTCAGCCGCTTGCCCAGTTCCTGGCGGCCTTTCCCGCCAATATCGCCTTTCCGGTCTTCGTGGTGGTGATCGTGCATTTCGGGCTCAATGCCGATATCTGGCTGAGCCCGCTGATGATCCTCGGCACCCAATGGTACATCCTCTTCAACGTGATCGCCGGTGCCAGCGCCTTTCCAAGCGATCTCAAGGAGGCCGCCCGCAGTTTCCACATCACCGGCTGGCGCTGGTGGTTCAAGGTCATCCTGCCCGGCATCTTCCCGTACTACATCACCGGCGCCATTACGGCTTCGGGCGGCTCCTGGAATGCCAGCATCGTCGCGGAAGTGGCAAGCTGGGGCGATACTCAGCTGACCACGCCGGGCCTTGGCTCCTACATCGCCAATGCGACGACGGCAGGCGATTTCCCACGGGTCGTGCTCGGCATCATCGTCATGTGTACCTTCGTGACGCTGTTCAACCGCCTGGTCTGGCGCCCGCTCTATGCCTATGGCGAAAGCCGCCTGCGCCTGGGCTGA
- a CDS encoding sensor histidine kinase: protein MKHILFSQHQNRPKLRAVFILFLLVCIFAADTITNFEIAFAVFYIAVILIAIGFLSMRGVVALAMICIGLTVLSLFLTRRGSFESGLLNCGISTCAIGVTTYLALKIVAAQAAIYDAQAQFSRMARLTRLGELTASIAHEVNQPLAAVATSADACRRWLDHTPPNLDRARQAAERIVGEVKRASDVIVRVRRLARSEPPQCESFDLNAATTEAIGLAEHELERNSIALEMALAEDLPPVLADRIQIQQVIGNLLLNAIEAMAAVPSFKRELLVSTFLDGDDRIVLAVADSGPGMKQSTLDHLFEAFWTTKESGMGIGLAISRSIIEAHGGRISVTSAHRMGTVVQFSLPVGEENAT, encoded by the coding sequence ATGAAACACATTCTGTTTTCGCAGCACCAGAACCGGCCGAAGCTGAGAGCCGTGTTCATCCTGTTTCTGCTGGTCTGTATCTTCGCAGCCGATACGATCACCAATTTCGAGATCGCTTTTGCGGTGTTTTATATCGCGGTCATTCTGATCGCCATCGGCTTCCTGTCGATGCGCGGGGTCGTCGCACTCGCCATGATCTGTATTGGCCTAACGGTGCTCAGCCTGTTCCTGACCCGGCGCGGATCGTTCGAATCCGGGTTGCTGAATTGTGGCATCAGCACCTGCGCCATTGGGGTGACGACCTATCTCGCCTTGAAAATCGTTGCCGCCCAGGCCGCTATTTACGATGCACAGGCGCAATTTTCCCGCATGGCGCGGCTGACGCGGCTGGGGGAGCTGACGGCCTCTATTGCCCATGAGGTCAATCAGCCGTTGGCTGCCGTCGCTACCAGCGCCGATGCGTGCCGCCGCTGGCTCGATCACACACCGCCCAATCTGGATCGCGCCCGCCAGGCAGCGGAGCGGATTGTCGGCGAGGTGAAACGCGCCAGCGATGTGATCGTGCGGGTGCGCAGACTGGCGAGGAGCGAACCGCCGCAATGTGAGAGTTTCGACCTCAATGCGGCGACGACCGAGGCCATCGGCCTTGCCGAACACGAACTTGAACGCAACAGCATTGCTCTGGAGATGGCCCTTGCGGAAGACCTGCCGCCGGTGCTGGCCGATCGTATCCAGATCCAGCAGGTAATCGGCAATCTCCTGCTCAATGCGATCGAAGCCATGGCGGCTGTTCCCAGTTTCAAACGCGAGCTTTTGGTTTCGACCTTTCTCGATGGGGATGACAGGATCGTGCTTGCCGTTGCCGATTCAGGTCCCGGCATGAAGCAATCGACGCTGGATCATCTGTTCGAAGCGTTCTGGACCACCAAGGAAAGCGGCATGGGCATCGGCCTTGCCATCAGCCGATCGATCATCGAGGCGCATGGTGGACGTATTTCCGTAACGTCTGCACATCGCATGGGAACGGTCGTTCAATTCAGCTTGCCGGTCGGCGAGGAGAACGCAACGTGA
- a CDS encoding response regulator transcription factor, producing MISQFMQENSEPIVYVIDDDASVRAALEDLLASVGLAVRSHGSIQEFLAAPVADAPGCLVLDVRMPGQSGLEFQQQMAKLGIRLPVIFITGHGDIAMSVKAMKNGAIEFLTKPFRDQDLLDAIQQGIENDRAQRRQDHLSSGLRELWQTLTPGEREVMEFVVQGRLNKQIAGDLGVSEITVKVRRAQLMRKLNAKSVADLVRIWDRLAGPD from the coding sequence ATGATATCCCAGTTCATGCAGGAGAATAGTGAGCCGATTGTCTATGTGATCGACGATGACGCCTCGGTGCGCGCAGCATTGGAGGATCTGCTCGCCTCTGTCGGCCTGGCGGTGCGCTCGCACGGATCGATCCAGGAGTTTTTGGCCGCGCCGGTTGCCGACGCGCCGGGTTGCCTGGTGCTCGATGTGCGGATGCCCGGCCAGAGCGGTCTTGAATTCCAACAGCAAATGGCGAAACTGGGCATAAGGCTGCCGGTGATCTTCATTACCGGTCACGGCGATATCGCCATGTCGGTCAAGGCGATGAAAAACGGCGCCATCGAGTTCCTGACCAAACCGTTTCGGGATCAGGATCTGCTGGACGCTATTCAGCAAGGCATCGAAAACGACCGCGCGCAGCGACGGCAGGATCATCTGTCCTCTGGCCTGCGGGAGTTATGGCAGACGCTGACGCCGGGCGAGCGGGAGGTCATGGAGTTCGTTGTCCAGGGGCGTCTCAACAAACAGATTGCCGGGGATCTCGGTGTCAGCGAAATCACCGTCAAGGTTCGCCGCGCCCAGTTGATGCGCAAGCTCAATGCAAAATCCGTCGCCGATCTGGTGCGGATCTGGGATCGGCTCGCGGGGCCGGACTGA